The genomic stretch GCCAGCTTCCTTCTAAGCTGATGCTTCCTTCTAAGCTGATGCTTCCTTTTAAGCTGATGCTTCCTTCTAAGCTGCTGCTTCCTTCTAAATCATTGCTTCTTTCAGCACTGATATACGCATCTTTTCTATTATTATCCTCAGAATTACTTTTTTTCGTTCTATTAATGCTTTCTTCTAATCTGCTTTTTTTCTCGGAAGTTATGTTTTCCTTCTCTGTAAACAGCCTATAGATCTTCCCGGGGGTAAATCTGCCTTTACCATTATCACAGATTACACGTACTGCAATTACATTCTCACCTGCTTTTAAGACTCCTGCCGGTATCTGATACTTCCTCGGCGGATACTGGTAGGGAGTTCCCCCTATATATACACCGTTTACGTATACTGTATCACTGTCGACAATTGTACCAAGCCACAGGGAGGTACTTCTTCCTGCCATGGTTTCAGGCAGTGTTATAGTTTTACGGAACCAGATACTACCAGTAAAGTCCACAATCCCGGCATCCTGAAAATGCCCCGGCAGTTTAATCTCCTTCCAGCCATCTTCCCCGACTGCTTCTGCGTACCAAGGTATCTCTTCCTTTAGGCCTTTATCTGCTTTATCCAGTGCCTGATACCATTCCTCCGATTGCTTCGTATTCCTTTCAAGCTCTGCTTCAATCAGCTGATTGTTTTTGTAGGCATTCAATTCCTCTCTATAGGCAGGGTACTCACTCAGCTCTTCTTCCCCCAGCCAGGCCTGTATGGGGGAGCCGCCAAGACTTGCATTGATTACGCCTACCGGTACAGAAGTACTTTCGTAGAGATACTTCTCAAAGAAATAAGATACCGCTGAGAATTCTGTAATATCAGAAGGGTCAGCACTCTTCCAGTTACCGGATTCCAATTCCTGTAAAGGATAAGGAAAATGGTATTTTTCTTTCACTTTAAAAAGCCTTAGATAGTTGTTCCTGCAATTTATCATTTCCTCCGGATATAAATCCTTCACACGTTCCATTGGGAGTTCCATGTTTGACTGGCCGGAACTTAAGAATACATCCCCTATAAGGATATCTTTCAATTCGATTTCCCCACTGCTTTTTGAGGATATCTTCATGGTATGAGGGCCTCCAGGCGGAAGATTCAGAAAAGATACTTTCCATTTACCGTCTTCACCGGCACTGGTTTCCCTTACTTCTCCCAGAAAGTGGATGCAGATAGTATCTCCGGGTAGTGCATGCCCCCAGATATTCGCTTTGCCATTACGATTTAGTACCATTCCATCACTGATAAGCCTTGGCAATATAAGTTTTCTGATCTGATTCACTTTTCCTCTTCCTTTAGTAGATTTCTCGTTTCATAATATCCGGAATACCAGACTTACGGTAAAAGTAAGAGCAGATAACATCTCTCCATTCCAAGGCGTGATTCTTTTGAAATTCCAGACGTTCCATAACTCTTTTATGTATTTCCTCTGGTACATATCCTGTTAGCTGCTCCCACATAGCGGCCATCTGCTCCGCTTCTTTAGCCCCCTCAAAATGGGTATCATAAATATGCTGTATCAGGGTTTTTCCGCTTTTCAGACAGTAATTGTATTCAATATAATGAAAGAACAGCAGCAGCTCTTCGGGGCAGCTCTCTGCAGTTTCATATAATAATGCATTGGATTCACTGTAGGTCGTTGCATAGCCGGTTCCTTTACTGCTCCTGTCAACTCCCAGACCAAACCGGTCTGCTCTGTGATAGGTTCCCCAGCGGTCATACTCGTAACCGTCAACGTTTGGACCGAAGTGATGGTTTGGATTGACCATCCAGCCGATACCAAGGGGAGAGGTGTATTTTTCATAGGCGGGCCAGGACATCATCAGGATCTCCAAGATGGTATCCACCACTTTCTTCTCTCCTCCAAAGGTAGCACGTATCCACTCTTCTCCAATCTCCTCGGCAGACAGGTTCCGATCAAAGGCAAGTCTTCCAAAACCATAAAAATTGGCAGCTGCAAGGTCATGTCCTGTCCAGTTACTGTCATTACCGGTATTGACAACGGTTGTAATACCACAATTTCTGCTGCCAGAGGCTGTTCCTCCAATAATCTCTCCTACGGTGTCTTTCTCACCATAACCAGTATGATACTCCAGGATTTCCTTAAAAGCTGGTATCAGATAGCACACATGTCTCTGCTGCCCTGTATACTCTTGTGCTATCTGAACCTCCAGCATCTGATTGGTCTGTTCCATTGCACCAAATAAGGAATTTACAGGTTCTCTTACCTGGAAATCCATCGGTCCGTTCTTAATCTGCAGAATTACATTCTCACTAAAACTTCCGTCTAACGGCTTAAAGTTATCATAGCCAGCTCTGGCCCTGTCGGTCTTTTTATCCCTCCAGTCCTGCATGCAGTTATAAACAAAGCACCGCCATATTATAAGTCCGCCATAAGGCCTTACCGCAGCCGCAAGCATATTTGCTCCCTCGCTATGGGTTCGCTTATAGGTAAAGGGTCCGGGTCTGCCTTCTGAATCCGCTTTTATCAGAAAACCGCCAAGGTCCGGTAAGCTGTCATAGACCTTCTGTATTCTGTCCTGCCACCAAGCTTTGACCTCTTCGGATAACGGATCCGCAGTATGCAATTCTCCAAGCTCCATTGGTGCTGCAAAGTTCAGACTCAGGTATAATTTGATTCCATAGCTCTTAAAAATATCCTGCAGACTTTTCAACTTATCAAAATAACGGTCGGTTATCAGCCAGGTTGCTGCTCCCTTGACATTTACATTATTGATTACTACCCCGTTTATTCCGACAGAAGCAGCCAATCTAGCATAGTCTTTTGTACGGCTGTTAATCAGAATCTCGTTATCCTGAAAGAAAAAGGATTCTCCCGAATATCCTCTTTCTATGCTCCCGTCCATATTATCCCAATGATTTAACATACGAAGAGGATTGTCAGGGCTTTTTTCTTCCCTATAACCTGTAAGGTCCGGGTTTTTATGTAATCTTCTCAGAAACGCATAGGTACCGTACAATACACCTCTTGATGTACTGCCTTCAATGAGTACGAAGCTGTCTTTTGCGGTTATGCGATATCCTTCCTCTGAAATACCCGCCCCTTTGTTCACCTTAAGAAAAATACCTTTGTCACCGGTAACTGTATTATCCTTTGACACTGCAAGCTCACAGCCAAACATGCCTTTTGCAGCCAATTTCAACTCCTCTATAGCACTTAAGAGAACCGTGTCCTCTTCGGTGTAATAAAGCTGCCCCATATAATTTGGTAATTCTTCTGTCTTACCTCTATGGTAGTTAAGCCAGCCCATTTCGTAATTCATTGTGTGCTCCTTCCCTTGCCAACTTGGGTTTCTTCCCTGTCGATTAATCTATCCTTTGAAAACTATTTTACAGGCTGCTCTTACCAGGTTATTTCCTTCACTGCTTCCAGGCTGACAGCTTTAGGACTTGTTCCGGTCAAAGCAATGCTTCGTGTATCCGGCTGAGAGGTTCCTATGTAGACCGTATACTTTCCGGGTTCCAGCCGCTTGATACCCTTCTCATCATATAAGGCAAAGGCTTCCGCTGCCAGGTCAAACTGCAGTTCTGCTTTCTCACCGGACTTTAGATGTACCTTTTGAAAAGCCTTCAACTGGGCATTGGGAGTACCTGCTCTCTCGGCCTTTATATATAATTGTACCGTTTCACCACCATCGTATTCTCCCGTATTGGTTAAGCTCACAGATATTTTCACACCTTTATCCGTAATGTTTAAGGTATCTGCCGCCACAGCAGCAATGGAGAAGTTCGTATAGGAAAGTCCGTAACCAAAGGGATATAAGGCCTCCTGCTTCATATATCTATAGGTACGGTTATTCATTGCATAATCCGTAAATTCCGGAAGCTCTTCTGAAGTTTTGTAGAAAGTTACAGGGAGCTTTCCTTCCGGTGAATACTCACCAAAAATTGCTTCTGCTATTGCTTTTCCTCCCCTTGCACCAGGATACCAGCCTTGAAGAACTGCCGCAGCATGTTTATCTGCCCAGCTTACAGCTAGAGCACTTCCACTGAGCAGTACAAGGATTACCGGTTTACCGCTATTGTAAATGGTTTCAAGAATTTCCTGCTGTAAGCCTGGAAGGTTTAAATCAGGCTTATCACCGCTGGCGAACTGATTTCCGGTATCGCCTTCTTCCCCTTCCAGTTCTGCATCAAGTCCGAGGCAGGCAATTACCACATCACTTTCCCTGCACACTCCCTTAACCTCTGCAAGTCTGTCATTCGCCATACCAAGCTTACTCTTTCTGTCCTCATACAGGTGACAGCCCTCAGAATAGTATACTCTTACCTCATCTTTCAGATAATCCTGTAAGCCTTCCAATACGGTAATATATCTGGAAGCTGTTCCCTCATAATTTCCTACCAGTGC from Anaerocolumna sp. AGMB13020 encodes the following:
- a CDS encoding sialate O-acetylesterase, with the translated sequence MNQIRKLILPRLISDGMVLNRNGKANIWGHALPGDTICIHFLGEVRETSAGEDGKWKVSFLNLPPGGPHTMKISSKSSGEIELKDILIGDVFLSSGQSNMELPMERVKDLYPEEMINCRNNYLRLFKVKEKYHFPYPLQELESGNWKSADPSDITEFSAVSYFFEKYLYESTSVPVGVINASLGGSPIQAWLGEEELSEYPAYREELNAYKNNQLIEAELERNTKQSEEWYQALDKADKGLKEEIPWYAEAVGEDGWKEIKLPGHFQDAGIVDFTGSIWFRKTITLPETMAGRSTSLWLGTIVDSDTVYVNGVYIGGTPYQYPPRKYQIPAGVLKAGENVIAVRVICDNGKGRFTPGKIYRLFTEKENITSEKKSRLEESINRTKKSNSEDNNRKDAYISAERSNDLEGSSSLEGSISLKGSISLEGSISLEGSWLYKIGAKCDNKPAANFISWKPAGLYNGMINPCHEYSLSGVLWYQGESNTGNPSGYSVLFQKLISSWRRKWQQNDLPFLYVQLPNFEIDIAEGDDGWPALREEQRYGLSIPGTAMVVALDLGEANDLHPLRKKEIGYRLSLAARFLVLKEQTEYSGPVLKTNETVVDTENKKIILSFSHAGGGLTAGDGSNHPGNFLLVGEAGSSTKAEAVIQEESVILTYKTSLKPKYIRYAYTNNPEEELLYNGYNLPASPFVICLN
- a CDS encoding alpha-glucuronidase family glycosyl hydrolase, whose protein sequence is MNYEMGWLNYHRGKTEELPNYMGQLYYTEEDTVLLSAIEELKLAAKGMFGCELAVSKDNTVTGDKGIFLKVNKGAGISEEGYRITAKDSFVLIEGSTSRGVLYGTYAFLRRLHKNPDLTGYREEKSPDNPLRMLNHWDNMDGSIERGYSGESFFFQDNEILINSRTKDYARLAASVGINGVVINNVNVKGAATWLITDRYFDKLKSLQDIFKSYGIKLYLSLNFAAPMELGELHTADPLSEEVKAWWQDRIQKVYDSLPDLGGFLIKADSEGRPGPFTYKRTHSEGANMLAAAVRPYGGLIIWRCFVYNCMQDWRDKKTDRARAGYDNFKPLDGSFSENVILQIKNGPMDFQVREPVNSLFGAMEQTNQMLEVQIAQEYTGQQRHVCYLIPAFKEILEYHTGYGEKDTVGEIIGGTASGSRNCGITTVVNTGNDSNWTGHDLAAANFYGFGRLAFDRNLSAEEIGEEWIRATFGGEKKVVDTILEILMMSWPAYEKYTSPLGIGWMVNPNHHFGPNVDGYEYDRWGTYHRADRFGLGVDRSSKGTGYATTYSESNALLYETAESCPEELLLFFHYIEYNYCLKSGKTLIQHIYDTHFEGAKEAEQMAAMWEQLTGYVPEEIHKRVMERLEFQKNHALEWRDVICSYFYRKSGIPDIMKREIY